The genomic stretch TGCGCCAGGGCCGTCGCGGCAGGTCCGATCACTCCGCAGGCCACGGCCAGCGCGAACAACGCCGCCGCCACCGGAGTGGCCGGCCGCGGCGCGGAGCCGGTCGAATCCTGCATCGCGCCCGCGGCGGGGGCCTTCGAGTCGCCGGTCCGCTTGCCGGCCGAATCACCCTCGCCGCGGATGCGCCGGCGCGCTCGCGCGCGTTCGAGCACCAGCGCGAGGGCGGCGAGCGCTGCGAACCACGGATAGCGCGGGACCGAGCGTTCGACCAGTCGCTCGCCGCGTTCGCTGCGCCCGAGGCGTCCGACCGCGGCCAGCAGCCGGCCGGTCTCGCCGCCCGCACGCGAAGCCGAGAAGTAGGCACCTCGCGTGCGTCTGGCGACCTCACGCAGTGCGGTCTCGTCGAGCCGGCTGCGCACCGCGGCACCTGCTTCGTCGCGTTTCACGTCGACCGACCTTCCATCCTCGTCGAGCACCGGGATGACGTCGCCGCCGCGTGTGCCGACGCCGACCGCGTAGACGCGTTGCCCGGCGCGCACCACCGCATCGATGCCGCGCTCGAAGCCCTTCTCCAGATCTTCGCCGTCGGTCCACAGCACCACCACCTGTTCGCTGCGGCGTCCGCCCGGCAGCATGCGCGCGGCGACCTCGAGCCCGCGACCCAGGTCGGTGCCGGGCTCACCCACGGTGCCGCTCGACAGCGACTCGATCACCAGTCGCACCGCGCCGCGATCCAGTGTCAATGGACACAGCCGGACCGCGTCACCCGCAAACGCCACCACCCCGACGCGGCTGCCCCCGAGCCGATCGAGCAAGGCCAGGGCCTCGCGACGCGCCTCCTCGAGCCGTGACGGATTGACGTCTCGCGCGTCCATGCTGGCGGAGACGTCGATCACGAACACCACGTCGGAACCGGTCGCGGTGCGGCGTTTGAGCTCGGTCCCCCACTCGGGCCCGGCAGCGCCGAATGCGAGTGCTGCCAGCGCCACCGCGCGCATCGCCGCGCCGAATCGGCGCTCCCCCGGTCGTCGCTGGCGCAGCAGCGGATGGTCCGCGCGGGCCCCGATCAGCGCCACCAGCTGACGGGCCGAGCGCCGAGCCGCGTGCCACTCGAGCAGCAGGACCAGCGGCACGGCCAGCAGCAGCCACAACGCACGCGGCTCCGAGAACGTCATCGCGCGCACCTCATGGAAGTCGCGCCGCCCAGGTAGCGGCCGAAAGGCTTCGCGCGGCCAGCAACATCGCCGCGATCGCGAGCAGCCAGGGGCCCAGGTCGTGGTAGTCCCGATACTCGATCGAGCGGATCGGTGCCCGTTCGAGCCGGTCGATCTCGGTGTAGATGTTCGCGAGCGCCTCGGGCTCGGTGGCGCGGAAGAATCTGCCGCCGGTGCGTCGTGCGATCTCGGCCAGCGTTCCGTCATCGACGTCCATGCGCACCATCTCGAGCCGCCGGCCGTAGATCGGATCCTCGACCGGGACCGGCACGATCCCTCCCCGCCCGACCAGCACGGTATGGACGCGGATGCCGTAGACCTTGGCGAGCTCCGCACCGCTCAAGGGGTCGATCGCGCCGCGATTGCTCTGGCCATCGGTGAGCAGCACGATCACTTTGCTCGGCGTGCGGCTCTCGCGAAGTCGCGCCACTGCGGTCGCGAGTCCCATGCCGACCGCGGTGCCATCCTCCGCCATGCCGAAGTCGAGTCCCTGGAGCAGTTCGTCCAGCACTTCGTGATCGAGCGTCAGCGGGCACTGGGTGAACGAAGTGCCGGCGAAGCCCACGATGCCGATGCGGTCGTGCCGGCGCTGGCGCACGAATTCACGCGCGGTCGATCGGGCGACGAACAGGCGGTTGCGTGGCCGGAAATCCTCGGCACGCATGCTGGGGCTCACGTCGATCGCGAGCATGATGTCGACTCCGCGCGTCTCGGTCTCGGTCTGGCGCAGACCCTGTTGAGGACGCGCGAGCACCACCAGCGCGAGCACCAGCGCCAGCCACGGCAGCACCTCGATCGAACGCAGTACCCATGCCGCGCGACCGGCGCGCCACGGACCCCGCGAGCGGGACCACGCAATGGCCGCGGCCCGCGCCGCCGGTCGCCATGCCCGCCATAGCACCCACGGCAGGATCAGCAACGCCAGCAGCCACAGCGGTTGCTCGAGACGCATCAGGCCACCCGCCCGGCCGCGATCGGCCGATCGCGTCTCACCACCGCCTCGACCGCCTGCTCGGCGCGCTGCGCCTCCTCGACGGTCGGCGCC from Candidatus Eisenbacteria bacterium encodes the following:
- a CDS encoding VWA domain-containing protein, with the translated sequence MTFSEPRALWLLLAVPLVLLLEWHAARRSARQLVALIGARADHPLLRQRRPGERRFGAAMRAVALAALAFGAAGPEWGTELKRRTATGSDVVFVIDVSASMDARDVNPSRLEEARREALALLDRLGGSRVGVVAFAGDAVRLCPLTLDRGAVRLVIESLSSGTVGEPGTDLGRGLEVAARMLPGGRRSEQVVVLWTDGEDLEKGFERGIDAVVRAGQRVYAVGVGTRGGDVIPVLDEDGRSVDVKRDEAGAAVRSRLDETALREVARRTRGAYFSASRAGGETGRLLAAVGRLGRSERGERLVERSVPRYPWFAALAALALVLERARARRRIRGEGDSAGKRTGDSKAPAAGAMQDSTGSAPRPATPVAAALFALAVACGVIGPAATALA
- a CDS encoding VWA domain-containing protein, translated to MRLEQPLWLLALLILPWVLWRAWRPAARAAAIAWSRSRGPWRAGRAAWVLRSIEVLPWLALVLALVVLARPQQGLRQTETETRGVDIMLAIDVSPSMRAEDFRPRNRLFVARSTAREFVRQRRHDRIGIVGFAGTSFTQCPLTLDHEVLDELLQGLDFGMAEDGTAVGMGLATAVARLRESRTPSKVIVLLTDGQSNRGAIDPLSGAELAKVYGIRVHTVLVGRGGIVPVPVEDPIYGRRLEMVRMDVDDGTLAEIARRTGGRFFRATEPEALANIYTEIDRLERAPIRSIEYRDYHDLGPWLLAIAAMLLAARSLSAATWAARLP